Proteins encoded together in one Variovorax paradoxus window:
- the mlaE gene encoding lipid asymmetry maintenance ABC transporter permease subunit MlaE, with protein sequence MTWWKPADVGFAVRSKLADMGYGAKLFIRLAFQGAQSLRRFSLVRDQIHFLGNYSLAIIAVSGLFVGFVLGLQMYYALQRYGSSEALGLLVALSLVRELGPVVAALLFTGRAGTSLTAEIGLMKAGEQLSAMEMMAVDPVRRILAPRFWAGVITMPLLAAVFSAVGIMGGYVVGVLMLGVDPGAFWGQMQGGVDVWRDVGNGVIKSIVFGFTVTFIALLQGYEAQPTPEGVSRATTRTVVMASLSVLGLDFLLTAMMFSI encoded by the coding sequence ATGGGCTATGGCGCCAAGCTGTTCATTCGCCTGGCGTTCCAAGGCGCGCAGAGCCTCCGGCGCTTCAGCCTGGTGCGCGACCAGATTCACTTTCTGGGCAATTACTCGCTCGCCATCATTGCGGTGTCCGGCCTTTTCGTCGGCTTTGTGCTCGGCCTGCAGATGTATTACGCACTGCAGCGCTACGGTTCTTCCGAGGCGCTTGGCCTGCTGGTCGCCCTCAGCTTGGTGCGCGAGCTCGGCCCCGTGGTGGCAGCCTTGCTTTTTACCGGGCGTGCCGGTACCTCGCTGACTGCAGAAATCGGCCTCATGAAGGCCGGCGAGCAGCTCAGTGCCATGGAAATGATGGCCGTCGACCCCGTGCGGCGAATTCTTGCTCCACGCTTTTGGGCCGGCGTCATCACCATGCCGCTGCTGGCGGCCGTGTTCAGCGCGGTCGGCATCATGGGGGGCTACGTAGTGGGCGTGCTGATGCTGGGCGTCGACCCGGGCGCGTTCTGGGGTCAGATGCAAGGCGGCGTCGATGTCTGGCGCGACGTCGGCAACGGCGTGATCAAGAGCATCGTCTTCGGCTTTACCGTGACCTTCATTGCGCTGCTGCAGGGCTACGAGGCCCAGCCCACGCCTGAAGGCGTGTCGCGCGCGACCACGCGCACGGTGGTCATGGCATCGCTGTCGGTGCTCGGCCTCGACTTCCTGTTGACCGCCATGATGTTCAGTATTTGA